From the genome of Leguminivora glycinivorella isolate SPB_JAAS2020 chromosome Z, LegGlyc_1.1, whole genome shotgun sequence, one region includes:
- the LOC125241769 gene encoding nuclear receptor subfamily 2 group E member 1 has product MEMQSMPTSSSRILYDVPCAVCRDHSSGKHYGVFACDGCAGFFKRSVRRDRRYACKARSPGACLVDKAHRNQCRACRLSKCLDAGMNKDAVQHERGPRNSTIRRQMALFLKDPAMPSPDLTLTPPALDLALPKHTMIPPAPMPLFHPYAYNRLMMPLNHCSLKAPSPPPITPSLLTPSDPETICEAAARLLFMNVKWAKNVPAFTSLSLPDRLLLLEESWRDLFIIGAAQFLYPLDLKVLMNFKNTAVEKDVEEFEKVLAEVAKLRPDSNEFACLRAVALFRTVGEKDGQGFRRLQDLPAVAALQDHSQVVLNEYTLRTYPLDTSRASQLLQLLPSMRRVPSDAIVELFFRATIGDIPIERIISDMYRTGKDSV; this is encoded by the exons ATGGAGATGCAGTCTATGCCAACGTCGTCGA GTCGCATCCTCTACGACGTGCCCTGCGCCGTATGCCGCGACCACTCCTCGGGCAAACACTACGGCGTGTTCGCTTGCGACGGCTGCGCGGGATTCTTTAAGCGGTCCGTGCGCCGCGACCGCCGGTACGCGTGCAAGGCCCGGAGCCCCGGCGCCTGTCTCGTCGACAAGGCGCATAGGAACCAGTGCCGCGCTTGCAGGCTCTCCAAGTGTCTGGATGCCGGGATGAATAAAGACG CAGTCCAGCATGAGCGTGGTCCCCGCAACTCCACCATTCGCCGACAAATGGCGCTCTTCCTCAAAGACCCAGCTATGCCGTCACCGGATCTTACCCTTACGCCACCGGCCCTAGACCTAGCGCTACCGAAGCACACCATGATACCGCCCGCGCCTATGCCTCTCTTCCATCCATACGCGTACAACAGACTTATGATGCCTCTGAATCACTGCTCTCTTAAAGCTCCGTCCCCACCGCCTATTACTCCGTCACTTCTTACCCCATCAGACCCTGAAACCATTTGCGAAGCTGCCGCGCGACTCCTATTCATGAACGTGAAGTGGGCAAAAAACGTCCCAGCCTTCACGTCTCTATCTTTACCCGATAGATTGCTTCTATTAGAGGAGTCATGGCGAGATCTGTTCATCATAGGGGCGGCTCAGTTTCTATATCCTTTAGATTTAAAAGTGTTGATGAATTTCAAGAATACTGCGGTTGAAAAAGACGTGGAGGAATTTGAAAAGGTGCTAGCTGAAGTGGCAAAGCTACGACCGGATAGCAACGAGTTTGCATGTCTCAGGGCCGTGGCTTTATTTAGGACGGTGGGCGAGAAAGATGGACAGGGTTTCAGAAGACTACAAGACTTGCCTGCGGTTGCTGCGTTGCAGGATCATTCACAAGTTGTTCTTAACGAG TACACCCTGAGGACATACCCGTTAGACACCTCTCGAGCCAGTCAACTCCTCCAACTGCTGCCAAGTATGAGGCGGGTGCCAAGCGACGCCATAGTGGAGCTGTTCTTCAGAGCCACCATCGGGGATATCCCTATTGAGAGGATAATCAGTGACATGTATAGAACGGGCAAGGATAGCGTGTAG